A single region of the Paludibacter jiangxiensis genome encodes:
- a CDS encoding DUF4249 domain-containing protein, producing MSRYFNLSILALLILCTTGCSEVYYPKVISDNELLVVDGLITNASGPFVIKLSKAVKYGSGSVSSPDPVSNAKLTIFDNNGSYPLQETSQGEYTTPPSFVTKIGNSYKLQIQTEDGYMYESDPQQLPAPQSYDSIKSYYTTEKILDSDKSLLTLTGADVRIDLLNSSSDKIKCRFTTNLTVQYRYSIPPVTPYGSIDATDISYCTGYLCHGWATNLSIENNVNITDEISTSANNSISNHKIGFIPFSIAGYQADQDLKFVPSVAYLYFYLKINQYTLNDATYAFYKAAKGQLNASGKIFDPIASQLYSNIKCTNNPSKTVLGFFEASSVVNTAFFIRQGDNSVLINKVPTVKIPPNTLVENKYWACESLPPKDFYLGNLPYPSWWGHGVL from the coding sequence ATGTCTCGCTACTTCAATTTATCCATATTGGCATTGTTGATACTTTGCACTACAGGTTGTTCGGAAGTTTACTACCCCAAAGTTATTTCCGACAACGAGCTATTGGTAGTAGACGGACTCATTACCAATGCAAGCGGGCCATTCGTAATAAAACTGAGTAAGGCGGTAAAATACGGTTCAGGTTCCGTTTCTTCCCCCGATCCTGTATCTAATGCCAAACTTACTATTTTTGACAACAATGGATCATATCCACTGCAAGAAACATCACAGGGAGAATATACCACGCCGCCATCTTTTGTGACCAAAATCGGAAACAGTTATAAACTACAAATTCAAACAGAGGATGGTTATATGTATGAATCAGACCCTCAACAACTTCCAGCCCCTCAGTCATACGACAGCATCAAATCCTATTATACTACTGAAAAAATTCTGGATTCAGACAAATCGTTGCTGACACTAACGGGGGCTGACGTTCGGATTGACCTGTTAAATTCTTCTTCTGATAAAATCAAGTGCAGATTTACAACAAACTTAACAGTTCAATACAGATATTCTATACCTCCGGTTACCCCATATGGTTCTATAGACGCAACCGACATCAGCTACTGCACCGGATATTTATGTCATGGATGGGCAACAAATTTATCCATCGAAAACAATGTAAATATCACGGATGAGATTTCTACGAGCGCAAACAACAGTATATCAAATCATAAAATCGGATTTATCCCATTTTCGATTGCCGGATATCAGGCCGATCAAGATCTCAAATTTGTTCCCAGTGTGGCATATTTATATTTTTATTTAAAGATTAACCAATACACATTAAATGACGCAACCTATGCTTTTTACAAAGCAGCCAAAGGACAACTCAATGCTTCCGGCAAAATATTTGATCCAATTGCATCACAACTATATAGCAACATAAAATGCACAAATAATCCTTCAAAAACGGTATTGGGATTCTTTGAAGCCTCATCAGTAGTCAACACAGCCTTCTTCATACGACAAGGGGATAATTCTGTACTAATTAACAAAGTACCTACTGTTAAAATACCACCAAACACTCTTGTTGAAAATAAATATTGGGCATGCGAAAGCCTGCCACCAAAGGACTTCTACTTAGGAAACCTTCCTTATCCATCCTGGTGGGGACATGGGGTATTATAA
- a CDS encoding TonB-dependent receptor, whose protein sequence is MKPILVLIIFIISMKAPFMQAQQITLAEQKNDLVPIDTLARRIEANHHIKLYFNPQWFAAKKFRESIASRPLDECLTIIKRISELDCIRLNSDIYAFAPPRLKNYSNKKDLNGVLIIGDKSKNETPTLAQLKGKILNAKTGAPLSGAKLSIDKINLSWTADKNGSYKATIPPGEYDIRLYYPGLKEEIRMIRVNGSGIVDFEMAESSILLKEVLVMGTAMDQNVNRAQMSTLKLTSKVIKELPLTLGERDIIKNMTLLPGVQSTGEFGTGFFVRGGGSDQNLILLEDVPLFNSAHVFGMNSAINSDGINSVSLMKGGIPAKYGERASSVMDVRFNNNGEKPSLRAGIGLLDSRMNYETPLFNKKVYWQISGRSSYSDWLLHAMPDEDLKQSSARFYDINSLVSIAITPKDHLSVFGYYSNDHFGFTKQNPYQYDNTLASIKYKHIVNDKINASIVIGMSRYQNNQNERDTLQKTTAYKFKSSVQYYTTKTNVGWRPNDTHSLEGGINATLYKIHPGYLSPYDSLSTVQAKKINSEQGIEVASYLSDSWTISPKISADLGLRFTQYANLGPSEVLIFKPDAASTQENIINTRSYGNHSIVKWYSSLEPRLSVRYLIGKSSSIKASYNRISQFINLISNTSVMSPSDVYKLSSPNIKPLVCNQIALGYFSNFMNNSIETSIEVYYKKLDNLIDYRNGATIFMNNQLEADLLQASGHNYGAELFVKKNTGSLTGWISYTYSRSLRHTNSPYATDQINSNKYYSSTFDIPHNLVVTGNYHLTRRWWLSGTFTYRTGQPATLPEYKYIFQGNQYLYYSDRNKYRLEDYHRLDIAITHEENLRLKRVFKGSWTLSIINVYAQKNPYSTYYKNSSKISQAFNLYELFIISKPIPTLTFNFSF, encoded by the coding sequence ATGAAACCAATTCTTGTGCTTATCATTTTTATTATAAGCATGAAAGCCCCTTTCATGCAGGCTCAGCAAATCACCTTAGCCGAACAAAAGAACGATTTGGTTCCTATTGATACCTTAGCCCGAAGAATTGAGGCGAACCACCACATCAAACTTTACTTCAATCCGCAGTGGTTTGCCGCCAAAAAATTCCGCGAGTCAATTGCAAGCCGCCCTCTCGATGAATGCCTTACCATCATCAAACGAATCTCCGAATTGGATTGCATACGGTTAAATTCTGACATTTACGCATTCGCACCTCCAAGGTTAAAAAATTATTCCAACAAAAAAGACTTAAATGGAGTCTTAATTATTGGAGACAAAAGCAAGAACGAAACTCCGACTCTGGCACAACTAAAAGGAAAAATTCTGAATGCTAAAACCGGAGCTCCATTATCAGGCGCAAAACTCTCCATCGACAAAATCAATCTGAGCTGGACAGCCGACAAAAACGGATCTTACAAAGCAACCATTCCGCCGGGCGAATATGACATCCGCCTGTATTATCCGGGGCTGAAAGAAGAAATCCGTATGATTCGAGTCAACGGTAGCGGCATTGTTGATTTTGAGATGGCAGAAAGCTCCATTCTTCTAAAGGAAGTGCTCGTTATGGGCACCGCCATGGATCAGAATGTCAATCGTGCGCAAATGAGCACACTCAAACTTACATCCAAAGTAATAAAAGAACTTCCTCTAACTTTGGGAGAACGAGATATTATTAAAAACATGACACTACTGCCCGGAGTACAGTCGACAGGTGAATTTGGTACTGGCTTTTTTGTACGGGGCGGAGGGTCTGATCAAAACCTGATTCTGTTGGAAGATGTTCCGTTATTCAATTCGGCTCACGTTTTCGGGATGAATTCGGCCATCAACTCCGATGGCATCAACAGTGTTTCCTTAATGAAAGGAGGAATTCCCGCCAAGTACGGAGAAAGAGCATCTTCGGTAATGGATGTACGCTTCAACAACAATGGAGAAAAGCCTTCCTTGCGAGCCGGCATCGGGCTTCTTGATTCTCGCATGAATTACGAAACGCCCCTCTTCAACAAAAAAGTTTACTGGCAAATCAGTGGCCGGTCATCTTACTCCGACTGGTTACTTCACGCCATGCCCGATGAAGACCTAAAACAAAGTTCGGCAAGGTTCTACGACATCAATTCTCTCGTCAGCATAGCCATAACACCCAAGGACCACCTTTCCGTTTTTGGCTATTACAGCAACGACCATTTCGGCTTTACGAAACAAAACCCTTACCAATACGACAATACGCTCGCCTCAATTAAATATAAACACATTGTGAACGACAAAATCAATGCGAGTATCGTCATAGGGATGAGTCGTTATCAAAACAACCAAAACGAAAGAGACACATTGCAAAAAACAACCGCCTATAAGTTCAAGTCGTCCGTCCAATATTACACGACGAAAACGAATGTTGGCTGGAGACCCAATGACACACACTCACTCGAAGGCGGCATCAATGCCACCCTTTACAAAATTCACCCGGGCTATTTGAGCCCTTACGATTCACTGTCGACTGTTCAAGCTAAAAAAATCAATTCGGAACAAGGCATCGAAGTAGCATCGTATCTATCTGACAGTTGGACGATTTCTCCAAAAATCAGTGCCGATTTGGGGTTGCGATTTACTCAATATGCCAACCTAGGTCCGAGCGAGGTTTTGATATTCAAACCCGACGCTGCTTCCACGCAGGAAAATATCATTAACACCCGATCTTATGGCAACCATTCCATTGTCAAATGGTATTCAAGCCTTGAGCCCCGCTTGTCGGTTCGTTATTTAATTGGAAAGTCAAGCTCCATAAAAGCAAGTTACAATCGCATCAGCCAATTTATAAACCTCATTTCAAACACATCGGTAATGTCGCCTTCGGATGTGTACAAACTAAGCAGCCCCAACATCAAACCACTCGTTTGCAATCAGATAGCGCTGGGCTATTTCAGCAACTTCATGAACAACAGCATCGAGACATCCATAGAAGTATACTATAAAAAACTGGACAACTTAATCGACTATCGCAATGGAGCCACCATCTTCATGAACAACCAGTTAGAAGCTGACTTATTACAAGCATCCGGGCATAATTACGGAGCAGAACTGTTTGTCAAAAAAAACACCGGGAGTCTAACAGGATGGATCAGTTACACCTATTCTCGCTCACTTCGCCATACCAACAGCCCATATGCTACCGATCAAATCAACTCAAACAAATACTATTCCTCTACGTTTGATATACCACACAATCTGGTCGTTACAGGCAATTATCATCTAACCCGCCGCTGGTGGCTTTCCGGCACATTTACCTATCGAACGGGGCAACCGGCCACATTGCCGGAGTACAAATATATATTTCAAGGCAACCAGTACCTCTACTATTCTGACAGGAACAAGTACAGGCTCGAAGATTACCACCGTTTAGATATTGCCATTACACATGAAGAAAATCTGAGATTGAAACGGGTTTTCAAAGGAAGCTGGACGCTTTCCATCATTAATGTATATGCACAAAAGAATCCTTATTCTACCTATTACAAGAATTCATCCAAGATTTCGCAGGCATTCAATCTGTATGAACTCTTTATCATTTCAAAACCGATTCCCACATTAACCTTTAATTTCTCATTTTAA